A stretch of the Paenibacillus dendritiformis genome encodes the following:
- the trmFO gene encoding FADH(2)-oxidizing methylenetetrahydrofolate--tRNA-(uracil(54)-C(5))-methyltransferase TrmFO gives MDKPRVTVIGAGLAGSEAAWQAAQQGVAVTLYEMRPAKQTPAHHTGQFAELVCSNSLRANGLSNAVGVLKEEMRLMNSLIMQAADKHAVPAGGALAVDRDGFSGEITRRLSEHPLVEVRHEEVTEIPDDGVAVIATGPLTSPALSDRIKALMDEEYFYFYDAAAPIVEKDSIDMSKVFLASRYDKGEAAYLNCPMNEEEFNAFYEALVTAETAELKEFEKEIYFEGCMPIEVMMRRGKQTALFGPMKPVGLTDPRTGKTPYAVIQLRQDNAAGTLYNIVGFQTHLKWGEQKRVFRMIPGLENAEFVRYGVMHRNTFINSPKLLEATYQLKGRPSLFFAGQMTGVEGYVESAASGLLAGLNAARYAKGSEPVLLPEDTALGSMARYITTADFKHFQPMNANFGLFPPLGQRIRNKKEKNEALAHRALHSLKAYRDEAGLFNT, from the coding sequence ATGGATAAGCCAAGAGTAACCGTTATCGGTGCGGGCTTGGCCGGCAGCGAGGCGGCATGGCAGGCTGCGCAGCAGGGAGTTGCGGTCACGCTCTATGAGATGCGGCCGGCGAAGCAGACGCCGGCCCACCATACGGGCCAGTTCGCGGAGCTGGTATGCAGCAACTCTTTGCGGGCGAACGGGCTAAGCAACGCGGTCGGCGTATTAAAGGAAGAAATGCGGCTTATGAATTCGCTTATTATGCAAGCGGCGGATAAGCATGCGGTCCCGGCCGGAGGCGCGCTGGCCGTCGACCGGGACGGTTTTTCCGGCGAGATTACGCGGCGGCTGAGCGAGCATCCGCTCGTCGAAGTCCGCCACGAGGAAGTGACGGAGATTCCCGATGACGGCGTTGCCGTCATCGCTACCGGTCCGTTGACGTCGCCGGCATTGTCCGACCGGATTAAGGCGCTGATGGATGAGGAGTATTTTTATTTTTACGATGCGGCCGCGCCGATCGTGGAGAAGGATTCCATCGACATGAGCAAGGTGTTCCTGGCTTCCCGCTATGATAAGGGAGAAGCGGCGTATTTGAACTGTCCGATGAACGAGGAAGAGTTCAATGCGTTCTACGAGGCGCTTGTTACGGCCGAGACGGCGGAATTGAAGGAGTTCGAGAAAGAAATTTATTTCGAGGGCTGCATGCCGATTGAGGTCATGATGCGCCGCGGGAAGCAGACGGCGCTCTTCGGGCCGATGAAGCCCGTCGGGTTGACCGATCCGCGCACCGGCAAGACGCCTTATGCGGTCATTCAGCTTCGCCAGGACAATGCCGCGGGTACGCTCTATAATATCGTAGGATTCCAGACCCATCTCAAATGGGGCGAGCAGAAGCGGGTGTTCCGGATGATTCCGGGGCTGGAGAATGCGGAGTTCGTCCGCTACGGCGTCATGCACCGCAACACCTTCATCAATTCGCCGAAGCTGCTGGAAGCGACCTATCAATTGAAGGGCCGCCCGTCGCTCTTCTTCGCAGGACAGATGACCGGAGTGGAGGGATATGTCGAATCGGCCGCTTCGGGACTGCTGGCCGGCTTAAATGCGGCTCGTTACGCCAAAGGGAGCGAACCCGTCCTGCTTCCGGAGGATACGGCTCTCGGAAGCATGGCGCGCTATATTACGACCGCCGATTTTAAGCATTTCCAGCCGATGAATGCCAATTTTGGGCTCTTCCCGCCGCTTGGGCAGCGGATCCGCAACAAAAAAGAGAAGAACGAAGCGCTGGCCCATCGCGCTCTCCATTCTTTGAAGGCGTACCGGGACGAAGCGGGTCTGTTCAACACATAA
- the topA gene encoding type I DNA topoisomerase has translation MADSLVIVESPAKAKTIGKYLGSKYIVKASMGHVRDLPKSQMGVEIEQDFAPKYITIRGKGSVLKELKDARKKVKKVYLAADPDREGEAIAWHLAHALELDETEACRVVFNEITKQAVKDAFKSPRQINMDLVHAQQARRILDRLVGYKISPLLWKKVKKGLSAGRVQSVSVKLIIDRENEINAFIPEEYWTITAKLEAGKSKFEAKFYGMNGVKMELGNEAEVNEVLAALQKQAFVVSEVKEKERLRHPSAPFTTSSLQQEAARKLNFRAAKTMSVAQQLYEGVDLGKEGTVGLITYMRTDSTRISPTAQEEAKEYIGSQFGAEYVPETPRQYVKKAANAQDAHEAIRPTSVLRSPEQMKPFLSRDQHRLYKLVWERFVASQMTSAIMDTMTVDLQAGDVTFRANGSKVRFPGFMKVYVEGNDDGTVEDDKFLPPLKTGDKLKQEAIEPKQHFTQPPPRYTEARLVKTLEELGIGRPSTYAPTLETIQKRGYVAIEEKKFVPTELGELVIQQMEEFFPEILDVEFTAHMEEDLDHVEEGQQDWVKVLNDFYESFEKRLKVAEEEMKEVEIEDEVSDEICEKCGRHFVYKMGRFGKFLACSGFPDCRNTRPIVKDTGVACPKCKEGKLVERRSKKGRVFYGCDRYPDCDYVMWDRPSVKPCPACGSLMVEKRSKQGTKLQCTQCDHNEMLQDNEDD, from the coding sequence ATGGCGGATTCACTAGTCATTGTCGAGTCGCCTGCGAAGGCGAAGACAATCGGGAAATATTTAGGCAGCAAATATATCGTCAAAGCGTCTATGGGACATGTTCGTGATTTGCCCAAAAGCCAGATGGGCGTTGAAATAGAGCAGGATTTCGCCCCGAAGTACATTACGATTCGCGGCAAAGGCAGCGTGCTCAAAGAATTGAAAGATGCAAGAAAGAAAGTGAAAAAAGTGTACCTCGCGGCCGACCCCGACCGCGAAGGAGAAGCGATCGCCTGGCATCTGGCGCATGCGCTAGAATTGGATGAGACGGAAGCCTGCCGCGTCGTGTTCAATGAGATTACGAAGCAGGCCGTGAAGGATGCGTTCAAATCGCCGCGTCAAATCAATATGGACCTTGTTCATGCTCAGCAAGCGCGGCGCATTCTGGATCGGCTGGTCGGTTACAAGATCAGCCCCCTTTTGTGGAAGAAAGTAAAGAAAGGGCTGTCAGCAGGACGGGTGCAGTCCGTGTCCGTAAAGCTGATTATCGACCGGGAGAATGAGATCAACGCCTTCATCCCGGAAGAGTATTGGACGATAACGGCGAAGCTGGAAGCGGGCAAGTCCAAGTTCGAAGCCAAGTTCTACGGCATGAATGGCGTGAAGATGGAGCTGGGGAACGAGGCGGAAGTGAATGAAGTGCTGGCGGCGCTGCAGAAGCAGGCCTTTGTCGTCTCCGAAGTGAAGGAGAAGGAGCGGCTTCGCCATCCGTCCGCTCCCTTTACGACAAGCTCGCTGCAGCAGGAGGCGGCGCGGAAGCTGAATTTCCGAGCGGCCAAGACGATGTCCGTTGCGCAGCAGCTCTATGAAGGGGTAGACCTGGGCAAAGAGGGCACGGTCGGTCTCATCACCTATATGCGTACGGACTCGACGAGGATATCGCCGACGGCTCAGGAGGAAGCGAAGGAATATATCGGCTCTCAATTCGGAGCGGAGTATGTGCCGGAGACGCCGCGGCAATATGTCAAGAAGGCAGCGAATGCGCAGGATGCGCACGAGGCGATTCGCCCTACGTCCGTGCTGCGCAGCCCGGAACAGATGAAGCCGTTCCTCAGCCGCGATCAGCATCGCCTCTACAAGCTGGTATGGGAACGGTTCGTGGCGAGCCAGATGACCTCCGCCATCATGGATACGATGACGGTCGATCTGCAGGCGGGAGACGTTACGTTCCGCGCCAACGGCTCGAAGGTCCGTTTTCCCGGGTTCATGAAGGTGTATGTCGAAGGGAACGATGACGGCACGGTCGAGGATGACAAATTCCTGCCTCCGCTCAAGACCGGGGATAAGCTCAAGCAGGAAGCGATTGAGCCGAAGCAGCATTTCACCCAGCCTCCGCCGCGGTATACCGAGGCGAGACTCGTCAAGACGCTCGAGGAGCTGGGCATCGGCAGACCGAGTACTTATGCGCCGACGCTGGAGACGATCCAGAAGCGCGGCTACGTGGCCATCGAGGAGAAGAAATTCGTTCCGACCGAGCTGGGCGAACTGGTCATTCAGCAGATGGAAGAGTTTTTCCCCGAGATTCTGGATGTTGAGTTCACAGCCCATATGGAGGAAGATCTCGACCATGTGGAAGAAGGCCAGCAGGACTGGGTGAAGGTGCTCAACGATTTCTATGAATCGTTCGAGAAGCGGCTCAAGGTCGCCGAGGAAGAAATGAAAGAAGTCGAGATCGAGGACGAAGTGTCCGATGAAATATGCGAGAAGTGCGGACGTCATTTTGTGTACAAGATGGGCCGCTTCGGCAAGTTCCTGGCCTGCTCCGGATTCCCGGATTGCCGCAACACGCGTCCGATAGTGAAGGATACGGGCGTAGCCTGTCCGAAATGCAAGGAAGGCAAGCTGGTCGAGCGCCGCAGCAAGAAGGGGCGCGTCTTTTACGGCTGCGATCGTTATCCGGACTGCGATTACGTGATGTGGGACCGGCCATCGGTCAAGCCATGTCCGGCTTGCGGCAGCTTGATGGTCGAGAAGCGGAGCAAGCAAGGAACGAAGCTGCAGTGCACGCAGTGCGATCATAATGAAATGCTGCAGGACAACGAGGATGATTAA
- the dprA gene encoding DNA-processing protein DprA: MGNWTERELVFALHEINGIGWHTIRALGERVGFGGLADWLNRTAPDWAELGMKPSMARKLAASFRADRLEQRLELANKAGIEWITRWDECYPPLLQEIPQPPWILYGKGDWTALSSDAIAIVGTRNPTVYGKKVALQLAEQLGCAGFLIVSGLARGIDACSHEGALIQGRTAAVMGTAFDRIYPYENANLARRIAESGIVLTEYPLGTPSHPGLFPQRNRIIAGLALGTVVVEAAMGSGALITADFATETFREVFVVPGPVTSPKSAGPLFLMRNGARPIAHAEDIMEELKARLTTVTLPYNNGTVGLTESESLTEEERRICELIRLEGSTFEELLLASGLPFAELHRILLSLQLKQRVREAQGAVYHSIWI, translated from the coding sequence ATGGGCAATTGGACGGAACGGGAGCTGGTGTTTGCGTTACATGAAATCAACGGTATCGGCTGGCATACGATTCGTGCGTTAGGGGAGCGGGTCGGATTCGGCGGATTGGCGGATTGGCTGAACCGGACGGCGCCGGACTGGGCGGAATTAGGCATGAAGCCCTCGATGGCGAGGAAGCTGGCGGCAAGCTTCCGGGCAGACCGGCTGGAACAGAGGCTGGAGCTGGCCAATAAAGCCGGGATTGAATGGATTACCCGCTGGGATGAATGCTATCCTCCGCTGCTGCAGGAGATTCCGCAGCCGCCTTGGATCTTGTACGGGAAGGGGGATTGGACCGCGCTGTCCTCCGATGCGATTGCTATCGTGGGAACGCGCAATCCTACCGTATACGGGAAGAAGGTTGCCCTTCAATTGGCCGAGCAGTTGGGATGCGCCGGGTTCCTGATCGTCAGCGGACTGGCCAGAGGCATTGATGCTTGCAGTCATGAAGGCGCTCTCATCCAGGGGCGGACCGCCGCGGTGATGGGCACGGCCTTCGATCGCATATATCCGTACGAGAATGCGAATTTGGCGAGACGAATCGCCGAATCCGGCATCGTCCTCACGGAATATCCGCTGGGCACACCTTCTCATCCCGGCTTGTTCCCCCAGCGGAACCGCATTATTGCCGGTCTGGCGCTCGGGACCGTCGTCGTGGAGGCCGCCATGGGCAGCGGCGCGCTGATCACCGCCGATTTTGCGACGGAGACGTTCAGGGAGGTTTTTGTCGTGCCCGGGCCCGTTACGTCGCCCAAATCGGCAGGCCCGTTATTTCTTATGAGGAATGGGGCCAGACCGATTGCGCATGCCGAAGATATAATGGAAGAATTGAAGGCGCGGTTGACAACAGTCACTTTGCCGTACAATAATGGAACGGTCGGCCTCACCGAGAGCGAATCGCTCACCGAGGAGGAGCGCCGGATATGCGAATTGATTCGCCTGGAAGGCAGTACATTTGAGGAACTGCTCCTTGCGAGCGGCCTCCCATTTGCGGAGCTGCATCGAATTTTGTTATCCTTACAATTAAAACAGAGAGTTCGGGAGGCCCAGGGAGCCGTATACCATTCGATATGGATATGA
- the hslV gene encoding ATP-dependent protease subunit HslV, whose product MEYQFHATTICAVRHNGQAAIAGDGQVTFGNNMIMKQHARKVRRLYRGQVLAGFAGSVADAITLFEKFEGKLEEHHGNLQRAAVELAKDWRQDKVLRKLEALMIVMDAQHVLLISGGGEIIEPDDEVIAIGSGGSFALAAARALKRHSTHLSAREMAEAALHIAAEICVYTNDNLVVEEL is encoded by the coding sequence GTGGAATATCAATTTCATGCCACGACCATCTGCGCCGTAAGACATAACGGGCAGGCTGCCATTGCGGGAGACGGTCAAGTAACCTTTGGGAACAACATGATTATGAAGCAGCATGCGCGCAAGGTGCGCCGGCTGTATCGCGGCCAGGTGCTGGCGGGATTCGCCGGGTCGGTGGCGGATGCGATTACGCTCTTCGAGAAATTCGAAGGCAAGCTGGAGGAGCATCATGGCAACCTGCAGCGGGCGGCTGTCGAACTGGCGAAGGATTGGCGCCAGGATAAGGTGCTTCGCAAGCTGGAGGCGCTTATGATTGTGATGGACGCGCAGCATGTGCTGCTGATTTCGGGCGGGGGAGAAATCATCGAGCCGGATGACGAAGTGATCGCCATTGGCTCCGGCGGCTCGTTCGCGCTGGCGGCGGCCCGGGCCCTCAAGCGGCATTCGACGCATCTGTCCGCTCGTGAAATGGCTGAAGCCGCCCTGCATATTGCGGCGGAAATTTGCGTCTATACGAATGATAATCTTGTTGTCGAAGAACTGTAG